In a genomic window of Methanogenium sp. S4BF:
- a CDS encoding 2-dehydropantoate 2-reductase — protein MKIAVLGAGAVGLSIAARLSSLAEVHAVSRPRHADAVTRLGLRLTGLWGDETYFFPCATDLPGDEYDYILITSKATQTREICEQFKDRFGNAAVVSIQNGIGNEEIISEYTGNVIGAMIITGFEWRGDADIHISVIGGDAQFGLFPDGCDDRVFSLAGLFEKAGIVAVATDSIRTAIWGKTIYNAALNPLGAIMGVPYGTLRNPYAWEVITDIVQEAYAVADAEGIILEHPTADAYLEYLHDVQVPATASHHSSMYQALSAGKRTEIAFINGALVTKGNAHGIHTPANEFLTRLIRFRETLGDS, from the coding sequence ATGAAGATAGCAGTACTTGGGGCAGGTGCAGTCGGGCTTTCCATTGCTGCCCGCCTCTCATCACTGGCAGAAGTCCATGCGGTTTCACGACCACGGCATGCAGACGCCGTCACACGTCTTGGGCTGCGCCTTACCGGCCTTTGGGGCGATGAGACCTATTTCTTTCCCTGCGCCACAGACCTTCCTGGCGATGAATATGATTATATTCTTATTACATCCAAGGCGACGCAGACACGGGAGATCTGTGAACAGTTTAAGGACAGATTCGGGAATGCCGCTGTTGTGTCCATTCAGAATGGAATAGGAAATGAGGAAATAATCAGTGAATATACCGGCAATGTAATCGGCGCCATGATCATCACCGGATTTGAATGGCGGGGTGACGCTGACATTCATATCTCGGTTATCGGAGGGGATGCACAGTTTGGCCTGTTCCCGGACGGATGTGACGACCGTGTTTTCTCCCTTGCCGGACTCTTTGAAAAGGCGGGGATTGTCGCTGTTGCGACAGATTCAATACGGACAGCTATCTGGGGGAAGACTATCTACAATGCGGCGTTAAATCCGCTTGGTGCAATTATGGGGGTGCCGTACGGCACCCTCCGGAATCCGTATGCCTGGGAAGTAATAACAGACATCGTACAGGAAGCGTACGCCGTTGCAGATGCGGAAGGCATCATACTGGAACATCCTACGGCGGATGCGTATCTGGAATACCTGCATGATGTACAGGTTCCTGCAACCGCCAGCCATCATTCATCCATGTACCAGGCACTGTCAGCCGGAAAACGCACAGAAATTGCCTTTATAAACGGGGCCCTGGTTACAAAAGGGAACGCACATGGCATTCACACCCCCGCAAACGAGTTCCTCACCCGGCTCATCCGGTTCCGGGAAACACTGGGAGATTCGTGA
- a CDS encoding molybdenum cofactor guanylyltransferase, which produces MRSGVILAGGEARRAGGMEKYFFSHCGETFISRLVSTLSEIVDEVIIVARDNTQCQRFSGIAGVRVVPDRYKGLGPVGGIHAGVTEANGDFIFAVACDMPCVNGAVIEYLFRVAEGYDAAIPRWENGMTEPLHAVYRRQALVERFEGDEARSMRDLVAGLTTHYVDCSLLRRFDPDLMTFTNINNADDLARLQTVFPEG; this is translated from the coding sequence ATGCGTTCAGGTGTCATTCTCGCAGGTGGTGAGGCCCGCCGGGCTGGAGGGATGGAAAAATATTTCTTCAGTCATTGCGGTGAGACCTTTATTTCACGCCTTGTTTCCACCCTGAGCGAAATCGTCGATGAAGTCATAATAGTGGCCCGCGACAATACCCAGTGCCAACGCTTCTCCGGGATTGCAGGTGTCAGGGTTGTACCGGACCGGTATAAGGGTCTCGGCCCTGTCGGCGGCATTCATGCCGGTGTCACTGAAGCCAACGGAGACTTCATCTTTGCTGTTGCCTGTGATATGCCCTGTGTCAACGGAGCAGTGATTGAGTATCTTTTTCGTGTCGCAGAGGGGTATGACGCAGCAATCCCCCGTTGGGAGAACGGGATGACAGAACCCCTTCATGCGGTATACCGGCGGCAGGCACTGGTTGAGCGGTTTGAGGGTGATGAGGCACGGTCGATGCGTGATCTCGTGGCTGGTCTTACCACTCATTATGTCGACTGCAGTCTCCTCCGCAGGTTTGACCCGGACCTCATGACGTTCACCAATATCAACAATGCTGATGATCTCGCCCGCCTGCAAACGGTTTTTCCGGAGGGCTGA
- the rlmH gene encoding 23S rRNA (pseudouridine(1915)-N(3))-methyltransferase RlmH: protein MVRIQVIAVGKTKEPFYRDGVAEYARRLTGMAEFLITEVADERLPDNAGSAEQARILEKEGSRILSHIRPQDLCIVLDVGGKQMTSEAFARYINDAILEGNSRIACVIGGSLGIAPEVRSRADLLLSFGLMTFPHQMARLILAEQVYRAAMINAGRQYHR, encoded by the coding sequence GTGGTTCGGATACAGGTCATTGCCGTGGGAAAAACAAAAGAGCCGTTTTACCGGGATGGAGTTGCAGAGTATGCCCGGCGGCTGACCGGGATGGCGGAATTCCTGATTACCGAAGTGGCGGATGAGCGTTTGCCGGACAATGCGGGTTCCGCTGAACAGGCACGCATCCTTGAAAAAGAAGGGAGCCGCATTCTCTCCCATATCCGCCCGCAGGACCTGTGCATTGTGCTTGACGTCGGAGGGAAGCAGATGACGTCAGAGGCTTTTGCCCGGTACATCAATGACGCCATACTGGAAGGAAACAGCAGAATTGCCTGTGTCATTGGCGGCAGTCTTGGCATTGCACCGGAGGTGCGGTCACGGGCTGATCTGCTGCTCTCCTTTGGGCTTATGACCTTTCCGCACCAGATGGCACGGCTGATTCTTGCAGAGCAGGTCTATCGTGCTGCGATGATTAATGCCGGCCGGCAGTATCATCGGTAA
- a CDS encoding 2TM domain-containing protein, with translation MPDIRGFYIHFGIYILINIPLFTVNAVTAWGNRWFYRVTLFRGVSIAMHAA, from the coding sequence GTGCCGGACATCCGGGGATTTTACATCCATTTCGGCATATACATCCTCATCAACATCCCCCTTTTCACCGTCAATGCAGTGACCGCCTGGGGAAACAGGTGGTTTTACCGGGTAACGCTCTTTCGGGGAGTCAGCATTGCGATGCATGCGGCATAG
- a CDS encoding dihydroorotate dehydrogenase electron transfer subunit produces the protein MHEIPSVPVVITDIIEESPSIRTFVFSRRFPAEPGHFCMVWVPGTDEIPMAFSAQNAITVQKVGEATEALFALSPGDEIGIKGPLGNGFTPTGKTLAVAGGVGAAPLRLLATSGMADDFILGARTAAELLFAKELSGCTSLQCATDDGTYGHHGFVTDLLRAADPSSYDTICVCGPEVMMKAVLSILIEAGCPEKGQFSLHRYMKCGVGICGSCCIDPTGLRVCRDGPVFTGDIIVDSEFGSYGRDASGRRKSL, from the coding sequence ATGCATGAAATTCCATCTGTCCCTGTGGTAATCACCGACATCATCGAGGAGTCGCCATCCATCAGGACATTCGTCTTCTCCCGCCGGTTTCCGGCAGAACCGGGCCACTTCTGCATGGTATGGGTGCCCGGCACAGATGAAATACCCATGGCATTCTCCGCACAGAATGCCATTACCGTACAGAAGGTCGGGGAGGCAACCGAAGCGCTCTTTGCGCTCAGTCCGGGGGATGAGATCGGAATCAAAGGACCGCTCGGAAACGGGTTTACCCCCACCGGAAAAACGCTCGCCGTCGCAGGCGGTGTCGGGGCAGCACCACTGCGCCTTCTCGCCACATCCGGCATGGCAGATGATTTTATCCTGGGGGCACGCACTGCCGCTGAACTGCTCTTTGCTAAAGAGCTTTCCGGATGCACCAGCCTTCAGTGCGCCACTGACGACGGCACATACGGGCACCACGGGTTTGTAACAGACCTCCTGCGGGCAGCAGACCCCTCATCCTACGACACCATCTGTGTATGCGGCCCTGAGGTCATGATGAAGGCAGTCCTCAGCATCCTCATTGAGGCAGGATGCCCGGAGAAAGGGCAGTTCAGCCTTCATCGCTACATGAAATGCGGCGTTGGAATCTGCGGATCATGCTGTATTGACCCCACGGGTCTGCGGGTCTGCCGTGATGGCCCGGTATTTACCGGAGATATTATCGTGGACAGTGAATTCGGGTCATACGGACGGGACGCATCCGGGCGCAGGAAGTCTCTCTAA
- a CDS encoding dihydroorotate dehydrogenase has translation MVTLIPGEITVGGVRLQNHCILAAGVLGTTGASLARMLKAGAGGVVTKSIGPEPKEGHKGPCVAVYDGAVMNAMGLPNPSRDFIGELDGLAGAPVIASIFGGTPEEFGEVADWFAGRVQALELNLSCPHAEGYGAAVGADPDMVEQCTRMAKHSGLPVWVKLTPNVTDITEIGLAAERGGADAIVAINTVKAMRISTNFRRPVLGHGMGGLSGPAIFPVAVRCVWELYESCEIPIIGCGGVSSADNVVEMMMAGASAVEIGSAVIDDAEIFRQITESLYRHEGGKCPEDIVGCAHA, from the coding sequence ATGGTCACGTTAATTCCGGGAGAGATAACAGTAGGCGGCGTCAGGTTGCAGAACCACTGCATCCTTGCAGCAGGAGTGCTGGGAACAACCGGCGCATCCCTCGCACGGATGCTCAAAGCAGGTGCAGGGGGCGTTGTTACGAAGTCAATCGGACCTGAACCGAAAGAAGGGCACAAAGGTCCCTGTGTTGCCGTTTATGACGGTGCCGTGATGAACGCAATGGGTCTTCCCAACCCGTCCCGCGATTTTATCGGGGAACTGGACGGACTCGCGGGGGCCCCGGTCATCGCGTCCATCTTCGGAGGGACTCCGGAGGAGTTCGGAGAAGTGGCGGACTGGTTTGCGGGAAGGGTGCAGGCGCTTGAACTCAACCTTTCCTGCCCGCATGCAGAAGGATATGGGGCGGCAGTGGGGGCGGACCCGGATATGGTTGAGCAATGTACGCGCATGGCCAAACATTCCGGACTCCCGGTATGGGTGAAACTCACCCCGAATGTTACGGATATAACGGAGATAGGCCTTGCTGCGGAACGCGGGGGAGCAGACGCGATTGTGGCAATCAATACGGTAAAGGCGATGCGGATATCGACAAATTTCCGGCGGCCGGTGCTGGGGCACGGCATGGGTGGTCTCTCCGGCCCTGCCATCTTCCCGGTGGCCGTACGGTGCGTATGGGAACTGTATGAAAGTTGTGAAATACCCATCATCGGATGCGGCGGCGTATCAAGTGCAGACAATGTGGTGGAGATGATGATGGCCGGTGCGTCAGCGGTTGAAATCGGCAGCGCGGTCATTGATGATGCGGAGATATTCCGGCAGATAACAGAGAGCCTTTATCGTCATGAGGGTGGGAAATGTCCGGAAGATATCGTGGGGTGCGCCCATGCATGA
- a CDS encoding lactate dehydrogenase: MTSLSVMGVGKIGGEVAYLAAVLGIADEICLYDSNTALSHAQALDILHTGIDLSVSTDPDDISGADIAVFSAGMPRTPDIRTRADLLSVNLPAADDCAAFLDGYSGVLITITNPMDANNYYLHRQCGIPRERCLGFGGQLDAARFGGYLKEYGIQGDAWVLGEHGEHQVPLFSCLPEAVTEDIRNDILGKMRRSSMEVIRGKGGTVFGPAWHIVNLIRTVADDAHAILPVSCVLNGEYGISGCSLGVPARIGRGGIEEVIEWNLDDWEQARFMEAADASCALCRRADE, from the coding sequence ATGACCAGCCTCTCGGTAATGGGTGTCGGAAAGATTGGTGGTGAGGTTGCCTACCTCGCCGCAGTGCTGGGAATTGCAGATGAAATCTGTCTTTATGACAGCAATACTGCCCTCTCCCATGCACAGGCGCTTGACATTCTTCATACCGGTATTGATCTCTCTGTCTCAACAGACCCTGACGACATCAGCGGGGCTGATATTGCAGTCTTTTCTGCAGGTATGCCGCGGACGCCTGATATCAGAACCCGTGCTGACCTGCTCTCGGTAAACCTTCCTGCAGCCGATGACTGTGCTGCTTTTCTGGATGGGTATTCCGGTGTTCTGATCACAATAACAAATCCGATGGATGCGAATAACTATTATCTTCACCGGCAGTGCGGCATTCCCCGTGAACGGTGTCTCGGATTCGGCGGTCAGCTTGATGCGGCGCGATTCGGCGGTTACCTGAAAGAATATGGTATTCAGGGCGACGCATGGGTGCTGGGCGAGCATGGTGAGCATCAGGTGCCGCTTTTCTCCTGCCTCCCTGAGGCTGTGACTGAGGATATCCGCAATGATATTCTGGGAAAGATGCGCCGGTCAAGTATGGAGGTGATCCGGGGCAAGGGGGGCACTGTATTCGGGCCGGCATGGCATATTGTGAATCTTATTCGCACCGTGGCTGATGATGCCCATGCCATACTGCCGGTCTCCTGTGTCCTGAACGGTGAATACGGCATATCGGGTTGTTCTCTGGGAGTACCGGCACGAATTGGACGGGGCGGGATTGAAGAGGTCATTGAATGGAACCTTGACGACTGGGAACAGGCACGGTTCATGGAGGCGGCTGATGCATCCTGTGCACTCTGCAGGAGGGCTGATGAGTAA
- a CDS encoding DNA-directed DNA polymerase yields the protein MSNNGSLSLAINQVEYGNSPDGPVVYIFGRDPAGTAHQIEVTGFRPYFYAPLEKADSLPPHPKTEVDTTAVYTSIRGEALRRIYTRLPGDVRDVRDYYEPHYEADIPFATRYLIDRGLTGGAMVPGPSSDFRDIIPTEVDAPARICMMDIECEDERGFPEPTRDAIVCITCHDSFDDAYVTLYLHPPGDGEGPVPVPVRPNHQIITYTSERDLFRGLAAYIRETDPDILSGWNFVDFDISYITKRMEALGLEPDSLSRIPGAGARNPLRGRALFDLLMGYRKMQSSRKESYRLDAIGEDELGEGKVRYTGTLSDLWRNDPQNLVAYNLRDVELCVGIDAKSTIIGFYREIARYVGCPLDRTLNSSNVIDIFVLRKASGKYVLPSKGFAAGDEFEGATVFDPSQGVKENVVVLDLKSLYPMCMMTINASMETKDPDGELHAPNGIRFRKTPDGLTRAIISDLLNERDEKKKLRDTFEYGSPDYQLYDIQQNVLKVIMNTYYGVSGYARFRLYDREIGSAVTSVGRAIIAHTRDVITGMGYTVIYGDTDSCMIELPVADTEATIAMARAIEARLNESYGDFSRDVLGADTHYFSIKFEKIYRRFFQAGRKKRYAGHLVWKEGKEVDKIDIVGFEMKRSDSSQVTKEVQQHVMELILRGAGRAAVKSYLGDVIKKYRKGNYSLDEIGIPGGINKSLDSYKNKDAHVRGAEYSNKYLGAGFLSGSKPKRVYIRNVTGKYPKTDVVCFEYADQIPPEFEVDLEKMLNRSVEQPISRIIEAVGWTWQDMDPSHTTLSDFF from the coding sequence ATGAGTAACAATGGGAGTCTCAGCCTTGCAATAAACCAGGTTGAGTACGGAAATTCTCCCGATGGCCCGGTGGTCTATATCTTCGGGCGTGACCCCGCCGGCACAGCCCACCAGATAGAGGTGACCGGGTTTCGACCCTATTTCTATGCTCCTCTGGAGAAGGCAGATTCGCTCCCTCCCCATCCGAAGACAGAAGTTGATACAACCGCGGTCTATACCTCGATACGGGGAGAAGCGCTTCGGAGAATCTATACCCGCTTACCCGGTGATGTCCGTGATGTCCGTGATTATTATGAACCGCATTACGAAGCAGACATCCCCTTTGCCACCCGGTACCTGATAGACAGGGGTCTGACCGGCGGCGCCATGGTGCCGGGCCCATCTTCAGATTTCCGTGATATTATACCCACAGAGGTGGATGCACCCGCACGTATCTGTATGATGGATATTGAGTGTGAGGATGAGCGTGGGTTTCCGGAACCAACGCGTGACGCCATTGTATGCATCACCTGCCATGATTCGTTTGATGATGCCTATGTGACCCTCTATCTGCATCCTCCGGGTGATGGGGAGGGTCCGGTGCCTGTCCCGGTCCGGCCGAACCATCAGATTATCACCTATACCTCGGAGCGGGATCTCTTCAGGGGTCTTGCGGCATATATCCGCGAGACGGATCCGGATATCCTTTCCGGGTGGAATTTTGTCGATTTTGATATCAGTTATATTACAAAACGCATGGAAGCACTGGGCCTTGAGCCAGACTCCCTCTCCCGGATTCCCGGGGCCGGTGCCAGAAATCCGCTCCGTGGGCGGGCCCTCTTTGACCTTTTAATGGGATACCGGAAGATGCAGAGCTCCCGCAAGGAGTCATACCGGCTGGACGCCATCGGGGAGGATGAACTCGGGGAAGGCAAGGTCCGCTATACGGGCACCCTGAGCGATCTCTGGCGGAATGATCCGCAGAACCTCGTGGCCTACAATCTCCGTGATGTTGAACTCTGTGTGGGTATTGATGCAAAGAGTACAATCATCGGGTTCTACCGGGAGATTGCCCGGTATGTTGGCTGTCCGCTGGACCGGACCCTCAACTCTTCGAATGTAATCGATATCTTTGTGCTTCGCAAGGCATCCGGCAAATATGTGCTTCCTTCAAAGGGATTTGCGGCAGGTGATGAATTTGAGGGTGCAACAGTCTTTGACCCTTCACAGGGAGTGAAGGAGAATGTGGTTGTGCTTGATCTGAAGTCCCTGTACCCGATGTGCATGATGACTATCAATGCATCAATGGAGACGAAGGATCCGGACGGGGAGCTCCATGCACCCAATGGCATCCGGTTCAGAAAAACCCCGGACGGGCTCACGCGGGCTATCATTTCAGACCTTCTCAATGAACGCGATGAGAAGAAAAAACTGCGTGACACCTTTGAATACGGCTCACCGGATTACCAGTTGTATGACATCCAGCAGAATGTCCTCAAGGTGATCATGAACACCTATTATGGTGTCTCCGGATATGCCCGGTTCCGCCTGTATGACCGGGAAATCGGATCAGCTGTCACCTCAGTGGGGCGGGCAATCATTGCCCACACCCGTGACGTGATCACGGGTATGGGATACACGGTAATCTACGGGGACACGGATTCCTGTATGATTGAACTCCCTGTTGCCGACACCGAAGCGACAATTGCCATGGCACGGGCGATTGAGGCACGCCTCAATGAGAGTTATGGGGACTTTTCCCGTGACGTCCTCGGCGCTGATACGCATTACTTCTCCATCAAATTTGAGAAGATATACCGGCGGTTCTTCCAGGCCGGACGAAAGAAGCGGTATGCGGGACATCTTGTCTGGAAAGAGGGAAAAGAGGTCGATAAGATTGATATCGTCGGGTTTGAGATGAAACGCTCCGACTCATCCCAGGTGACAAAAGAGGTCCAGCAGCATGTGATGGAGCTGATATTACGGGGTGCCGGGAGGGCTGCTGTCAAATCATATCTCGGTGACGTGATCAAAAAGTACCGCAAAGGGAATTATTCTCTTGATGAAATCGGGATACCGGGTGGTATTAACAAATCACTTGACAGCTACAAAAACAAGGATGCACACGTCAGGGGGGCAGAATATTCCAATAAGTACCTGGGGGCCGGTTTTCTCTCCGGAAGTAAACCCAAACGGGTGTACATTCGAAATGTAACGGGCAAATACCCAAAGACCGATGTTGTGTGTTTTGAGTATGCAGACCAGATTCCACCGGAATTCGAGGTAGATCTCGAAAAAATGCTGAACCGGTCGGTTGAACAGCCAATCTCGCGCATTATTGAAGCAGTCGGCTGGACGTGGCAGGATATGGACCCGTCGCACACGACGCTCTCAGACTTCTTCTGA
- a CDS encoding flavodoxin domain-containing protein, translating into MNNRILVIYATKYGATEGIATAIAEGLQKQGRDTDVKNVKDVFDITGYSAVIIGSPIYYGKVLPELVSFVSLHKNMLHEIPVIGFLSGYSLLDISPEKKQAASAAFDQVREHIELRDIGYFAGKISEEQLSFKDKAVMKITGAKPGDYRNRETAIIWAQGLIDLCLLQL; encoded by the coding sequence ATGAACAATCGGATACTTGTCATATACGCCACCAAATACGGCGCAACAGAAGGAATTGCCACTGCAATCGCAGAAGGTCTTCAAAAACAGGGTCGTGACACAGATGTAAAAAACGTAAAAGACGTTTTTGACATTACCGGCTATAGTGCGGTAATAATCGGGAGCCCGATTTACTATGGCAAAGTACTTCCGGAACTCGTGTCATTTGTCAGCCTTCACAAGAATATGCTGCATGAAATACCCGTGATTGGCTTTCTCTCAGGATACTCGCTCCTTGACATTTCGCCGGAAAAAAAGCAGGCCGCATCTGCTGCGTTCGATCAGGTGCGGGAACATATTGAACTCAGGGATATCGGATATTTTGCGGGTAAGATATCAGAAGAACAGCTTTCATTCAAAGACAAGGCGGTAATGAAGATCACCGGTGCAAAACCAGGAGATTACCGCAACAGGGAAACGGCCATTATCTGGGCACAGGGCCTTATTGATCTCTGCCTTCTCCAGCTCTGA
- a CDS encoding flavodoxin domain-containing protein translates to MTGPRVLIAYATKYGTTKEIAEEIQDVLGEKGIESDLISVLETGRIDAYDAVILGSPVYMGKMLVEAREFCKQYRPYLMDKWLAIFVDGISCCPPGSTDISPLIAAIDEMYEYVRPAMKTGFAGAFSPTDLSEADAQIAGMVRPPVGDFRDHEAIRVWAQEVASAILELNP, encoded by the coding sequence ATGACAGGCCCACGCGTACTCATTGCATATGCCACAAAATACGGAACAACAAAAGAGATAGCGGAAGAAATTCAGGACGTTCTGGGAGAAAAAGGCATAGAGAGTGATCTCATCAGTGTGCTGGAGACAGGCAGGATTGATGCCTATGACGCAGTAATTCTCGGAAGCCCGGTGTATATGGGTAAAATGCTTGTTGAGGCACGGGAATTCTGCAAGCAGTACCGGCCATATCTCATGGATAAATGGCTGGCTATATTTGTTGACGGAATCTCATGCTGCCCTCCCGGGAGCACAGATATTTCACCTTTGATTGCTGCAATCGATGAAATGTATGAATACGTGAGACCGGCAATGAAAACAGGATTTGCCGGTGCTTTCAGTCCAACCGATCTTTCAGAGGCAGATGCACAGATTGCCGGCATGGTACGTCCTCCGGTCGGAGACTTCAGGGATCATGAAGCGATCCGGGTCTGGGCACAGGAAGTTGCATCGGCCATCCTTGAGCTTAACCCCTAA
- a CDS encoding carboxymuconolactone decarboxylase family protein, protein MAHTVDFEETLQEILKRGPKTASTDWLEGIKEEFGNVPLIYQKMAKKPEVLLSHLMYKDAIFETSSIDPKMIELISIAVGAALNCNHCVEYHMHSALKKGATKDEILEVVLIAGSLAQAAVLADAYRIIDVGTTNGCGASCEVNGVKLKKNGD, encoded by the coding sequence ATGGCACATACCGTGGATTTTGAAGAGACACTTCAGGAAATTCTGAAACGCGGACCAAAGACAGCATCAACAGACTGGCTGGAGGGAATAAAAGAGGAATTTGGTAATGTTCCCCTTATTTATCAGAAGATGGCCAAAAAACCCGAAGTTCTTCTTTCGCACCTGATGTATAAGGATGCAATTTTCGAGACATCATCTATCGATCCAAAGATGATTGAACTGATTAGTATCGCTGTCGGAGCAGCACTGAACTGCAACCACTGTGTTGAATACCACATGCATTCTGCACTGAAAAAAGGTGCGACAAAGGATGAAATCCTTGAAGTGGTTCTTATTGCAGGGTCACTTGCGCAGGCAGCCGTTCTCGCAGATGCATACCGTATCATTGATGTCGGAACAACAAACGGGTGCGGCGCTTCCTGCGAAGTGAATGGTGTCAAACTCAAAAAGAACGGCGACTAG
- a CDS encoding methanogenesis marker 7 protein: MTVLVPITYKGGVYRHDIVIDLIDDLGGYIVQKHMIAQEVVLQSLVPKDDIELIRTISRPLAGIVIEAPLVGTEIAVVSPSLEIHHLPHTSCDVAEYLRSAGAKTNMIGLARGFGKRIANLNIEERDIINEHDCAVFMLGNFESCIEYKMPALRRGITVPIILTGRPSTEALQRIIDPPVDGYVGGIGRIGHRMKRQEGEIDRLDALVDEVSTVLSRKREEVAKDPLSVNPARLMTVLDDAMEITERSTHPTPITVQIRALRVKLPYDTYADAIAAIEIENGVRIGDITRILPSRMRDYILIHIRPFSETKIIV; this comes from the coding sequence ATGACCGTCCTTGTCCCTATTACATACAAAGGAGGAGTATACCGCCATGACATCGTTATTGACCTGATCGACGATCTCGGGGGATATATTGTCCAGAAACATATGATTGCCCAGGAAGTTGTCCTTCAGTCCCTTGTGCCAAAGGATGACATCGAACTGATACGAACAATAAGTCGTCCTCTGGCTGGGATCGTAATTGAGGCCCCCCTTGTCGGTACCGAGATTGCCGTCGTCAGCCCCAGCCTTGAGATACACCACTTGCCCCACACCTCATGTGACGTGGCAGAGTATCTCAGAAGCGCCGGGGCGAAGACCAATATGATCGGGCTTGCACGCGGCTTTGGCAAACGCATTGCAAACCTCAATATTGAAGAGCGGGACATTATCAATGAGCACGACTGTGCGGTATTTATGCTCGGGAACTTTGAATCCTGCATTGAGTACAAGATGCCTGCTCTGCGCAGGGGTATTACGGTGCCCATCATTCTTACCGGAAGGCCGTCTACAGAGGCCCTGCAGCGGATCATCGACCCTCCAGTTGATGGATATGTCGGAGGTATCGGGAGAATCGGCCACCGGATGAAACGGCAGGAAGGGGAAATCGACCGTCTTGATGCACTGGTTGACGAGGTATCCACGGTTCTTTCCCGGAAGCGGGAAGAGGTGGCAAAAGATCCGCTGTCGGTAAATCCTGCACGTCTGATGACCGTGCTGGATGATGCAATGGAAATTACCGAGCGGTCTACCCATCCGACACCAATAACCGTTCAGATACGCGCACTGCGTGTTAAACTGCCGTATGACACGTATGCAGACGCAATTGCAGCAATAGAGATTGAAAACGGCGTCAGGATTGGCGACATTACCCGCATTCTTCCATCCCGTATGCGGGATTATATCCTGATTCACATCAGACCGTTCTCAGAGACGAAAATTATCGTCTAA
- a CDS encoding methanogenesis marker 17 protein: protein MKGLEYFEVECVEQAGAETYSQIADNILSDLNLNQSIGRLHIYIDPEIPLFLAVGVIKQMPGLVHIRDFASALGTETGVVLDIGTETYLSPMLSILWDRYGRDLITQPDRFTVNILVPGLNPREIEDMVVVDPSEGMFHDIIYALQWIAPEGFKVRRQSIGEGIFSYVASENTLDQEEIEALLKEKFARIGVNA, encoded by the coding sequence ATGAAAGGTCTTGAGTATTTTGAGGTGGAGTGTGTCGAGCAGGCAGGTGCAGAGACATACAGCCAGATTGCGGACAATATTCTCTCAGATCTCAACCTGAATCAGTCCATCGGAAGGCTTCACATCTATATTGATCCGGAGATACCGCTGTTCCTTGCAGTCGGGGTCATAAAGCAGATGCCGGGGCTGGTGCATATTCGTGATTTTGCAAGCGCCCTTGGAACGGAGACCGGGGTGGTGCTGGATATCGGTACTGAGACGTACCTTTCACCGATGCTTTCCATCCTCTGGGACCGGTACGGAAGGGACCTCATCACTCAGCCGGACCGGTTTACCGTTAATATTCTTGTGCCGGGTCTGAACCCACGGGAGATTGAGGACATGGTGGTTGTGGACCCCAGTGAAGGAATGTTCCATGATATCATCTATGCATTGCAGTGGATTGCGCCGGAAGGGTTCAAAGTCAGGCGCCAGTCGATAGGTGAAGGAATCTTCAGTTATGTGGCAAGTGAAAACACGCTGGATCAAGAGGAGATTGAGGCACTTCTGAAAGAGAAATTTGCCCGTATCGGAGTAAATGCATGA